Below is a genomic region from uncultured Desulfovibrio sp..
ATTCGGAAGATTGGACGCCTGAACGCGCCTGCATCATCCGCGTGATGCTCCCCAGCGTCGCCCAGGCTAAGCCACTCCATAGAAAGAGCGGCCAAGCGGTCCCGCAGGGTCACCAAATGGGGGCTATCCCCCTACCTTACAGCCCCGGGTCACGCGCGGCCTGGGGGCTGCGGTGGGATCCGTCTTTGGGCTGGAACGGCTCGACATTGTCCGGCATTCGGTAACGCCTGCACATGTCAAAACCCTCTACAACCACAATATTGCGGTCACGTTGGGTGCATCAGGATGGACTCAACCCATCCTTCCCTGCCGTCCAGGGAACGCCGATAAAAATTACTTCTTATCGCGTGGAGATTTTTTCTATCCAAGTTCCCCTTGAACGTCAAGCCATTTTTGCAATATTTTTATCACGTCATCCAGGTTATTTGCCGCGCCAATCTTACTTCTTGACGCCTGGCCTCGCAAAAACTACAAGAGCCGCACCCCTCCGGCAATTTGCCAAGATGACGCTCTTTTGTCGCACACCCTCCATTATTGTGCAGTAAATTGCCATCTTAGGTTCCGATATTTTCAGGAGATCCCATGTCCATGATTGATGCCGCTAACAGGGCAAAACTCAATTCATACCAAGATACTGTCATAAATTACATCACAAATGAGAATGGACATATCCTGGCTGTGAGCGATGACCAGGCTTTTTGCACACAGTTGCGCCTAACCCTGGCCAAAGAGATGGGGCTTACGGCGCAGAGCATTTTTACTGCCATTGCAGATCCCCGCATGATGCTGCGTGAGCTGCGCGACATTCTGGCCCGGCACCCTGCCCCTCTTATCTTTATGGAGCGCAGTATCGGAGGGCAGGATCTGAGCTTTCTTGTGAGCCAGATCAAGCAGGCCTTCACAGCGCTTAAAATTATTGTGCTCACAAGCGATGTGCAGCGCGACCGCCTCATGCTGCTCCACGAAGTTGGGGCAGACAACTTTATCGCCAAGCCTGTTTCTGCCAATACTCTCATTGAAAAAATGGCTTTTACCCTCAGGCCGCAAAGCAAGCTAGGGCAGGTCATTGACGTGGCAAAAAAGCTGTTGGCGCAAAAAAAATACGACCTGGCACTGACCGCCTGCCAGAAGGTTTTGCAGCTCAAGCCTGGCAGCGCCGCGGCATTTCTGGTTATGGGCGATATCTTCCGCGCCACCCAGCAATACGACAAAGCACGTATCTCTTATGAATCAGCCGCAAAATCTGCCGATCTCTACCTCGCCCCGCTTCAGCGCCTTGCTGAAATGTACGCGGAAATTGGCGATGTGACACAGCAGGTGCGCTATCTCGAAAAGCTGGATTCGATCTCGCCTCTTAACGTGAACCGCAAGGTCAGCTTGGGTGAGGCCCATCTGGCCAACGGCGATGTGGAAAAGGCCGAGGCCTTTTTTGAAAAAGCAGTGGTGCAGATGAACCGAGAAGCTGCCGACGGCCTCAGCGCCCTCTCAAGTCGGATTGCCAGTATTTATGGCGAACGTGATCCCGAAAAGGCAGAAAAATTTCTGCGCAGCAGCCTTGAGGCCAAGGGCAAACGCCTTGGGCGGGAAGATCTGGCCCTGTTCAACCAGCTTGGCATCAGCCTGCGCAGGCAGGGCCGCTGGCAGGACGCC
It encodes:
- a CDS encoding tetratricopeptide repeat protein; the protein is MSMIDAANRAKLNSYQDTVINYITNENGHILAVSDDQAFCTQLRLTLAKEMGLTAQSIFTAIADPRMMLRELRDILARHPAPLIFMERSIGGQDLSFLVSQIKQAFTALKIIVLTSDVQRDRLMLLHEVGADNFIAKPVSANTLIEKMAFTLRPQSKLGQVIDVAKKLLAQKKYDLALTACQKVLQLKPGSAAAFLVMGDIFRATQQYDKARISYESAAKSADLYLAPLQRLAEMYAEIGDVTQQVRYLEKLDSISPLNVNRKVSLGEAHLANGDVEKAEAFFEKAVVQMNREAADGLSALSSRIASIYGERDPEKAEKFLRSSLEAKGKRLGREDLALFNQLGISLRRQGRWQDAISEYKRAIKVAPDDSTLYYNVGMAFAEGADFIQAKANLVKALDLEPEMVKSNASIACNFGAVFLQSGDRVRAVQFFQTALTLKPDMKLALQGLERAKK